Within Coprobacter tertius, the genomic segment AATACTTTTTTAATTCCACCTCCAAATTTTTTCAGACTTTTTTTCAAACTTTTTTTCAATCTGTACCTGTTCTCAATTATTGAGCCTGATATCGCTTTGGATGTGCAAAAATATAACTTTTCTCTGATTAGTCATATTGATTTTGAAGTATTTTTTACAAATAAATTTCATTTACCTAATAATCAAAGCAATAAAAAACGGTGATAAATTATATTATCACCGTTTAAATAAAATAAAACTATTTATCAAATCAGCCCATAATTAAAAGTAGTTCTTTCGATACTTTATCGGCTGTATTCTTATCCGTCAACATAGAAACGATTCCTATTCCGAATTTAAACGAATCTCCAGCTCCGCGTCCTGTAATTACATTATCTTGTATCTCGATAGGTAATCCGGTATAAGTAGCACCTTGTAAAAAATGCATATAGGCCGGTAATGCCGTAGCATTTTTTTCATTTAAAATATCCAATTCTCCCAAAATGGAAGGAGCCTCCCCTATCGCTCCCACATAATGTCCCTGATTATAATGGTTGAGCAGATTCATTTTAAAATCGTCATTCATGAAAAGATTTTTAGTACCTTCCACTCCTCCCGGGATAATATAAAAATCAACATCATCGAACTTAGCTTTTTCATACAACTCATCAGCTATTACCGTTATACCATGTTCTCCGGTCACCTCTTTTTCTCCGCTCATCGAAATTAGTTTAAACGGAATTCCGGCACGACGTAATATATCAGCAACCGAAATAGCCTCTATCTCCTCGAACCCTTTAGCTAAAAATAAAAATGAAGTTTTCATAATCGGACCATATTAATGTTTTAATTACATCTACAACACTACGGCCTAAAAGATTGTTTTTATAGAACATCTTCTTTAAACTCAGAAAAAAGGAAGTTTAACATCGCCAACCATCGTATTTTGCATGTATAAAACGGATAATTAAGTAAAAAGGACAATCATGTCGAAAATAAAATATATATTTGCTATAGTTTGTACAATATTTTGTTTATATTAAATTATCGCAATATTTTCTGTTATGAAAGATTTTTTTAAAAGCATGTTTGCCTGTATACTCGGAGTATTCGTCTCGGGATTTTTAATCATTTTCATAGGAATCAGTTTACTTATCGGGGCTATTTCGTTTACCTCTACACCTACCTATACCGATCGGCCTAATACTGTACTTTATCTGAAACTCGAAGGCACATTGCAAGAACGTACCAAAGAAGATCCTTTAGCTTTCTTCGATGAAAACACTTATATAACTCCCGGGCTCGACGATATATTAAAAGCTATAAAAATCGCACAAGTAAATCCCAATATATCAGGAATATACATCGAAGCAAACGGATTCTCGGGAGGATATGCCTCGATCGACGAAATAAGACAAGCATTAAAACGATTTAAAACAAGCGGAAAATTTATCATTGCTTACGGGGATAATTACACTCAACCCGAATATTACCTGGCAGCTGCAGCCGACAGCATATTTCTGAATCCTGTTGGTATGCTCGACTTCAAAGGGTTAGCTTCTGAACGCATATTTTTTAAAAATACATTAGATAAAGTCGGTGTAAAAATACAAGTTTTTAAAGTCGGAACTTTTAAGTCGGCGGTAGAACCCTATATCTCTACCCAAATGAGCGATGCCAATAAACAACAAACGAATATTTATTTAAGATCGATTTGGTCACATGTAGTAAAGGGAATATCAGCCGACAGAAAATTGGCAGTATATACATTGAACAATTACGCCGATTCGCTAATCCTAATGCAAGACGGAAAACAGCTATTACAAGAAGGTCTGATCGACGGCCTATCTTACAGAACCGATATAGAGCAGAAACTTGCCGACTTAGCCGGTGTAAATTCGATAGATGACCTAAATATAGCAACTGTACCCGATATCGTTACTCTAAAAAAATACGAAAACAACAGCAAAAATAAAATTGCCGTTCTATATGCGACAGGTGAAATCGACGGTATAAATTCGACTGAAGAAGGGATCGACTCACAAAAACTGGTGTCGGAAATGAAAAAAATACAAGACGACGCTTCGATAGTGGGAGTTGTCTTACGAGTAAATTCCCCGGGAGGTAGCGCTTTCGGATCAGAGCAACTTTGGGCCGCAGTAAACCGATTAAGAAAAGTAAAACCAGTAGCTGTTTCTATGGGTGATTATGCAGCTTCAGGCGGATATTATATATCATGCGATGCCGATCGTATCTTTGCCGACCCCGCTACACTTACAGGATCGATCGGCATTTTCGGATTGGTTCCCGATGCATCTGAGTTACTTACCGACAAATTAGGTTTGACATTCGACGGAGTACAAACCAATCGATACGGAAATTTTCCGGTAATAAACCGTCCTATGAATAATATAGAAAAAAAACGTATGCAAGAGTACGTAGAGCGTGGGTACAACCTTTTTATAAAACGCTGTGCCGAGGGGCGTAAAAAACAAGAAACCGCAATACGAAATATCGCAGAAGGACGAGTATGGGCCGGAGCCGATGCATTACATATTGGTCTGGTAGATCAGTTAGGCAGTCTATCAGACGCTGTTAAATGGATTGCTAAAAAAGCCTCGGTCACCGATTATAAACGAGTTGATTTTCCGGCAAAAAAGAATATCTATGAAGAATTCATCAAACAACTTACAACAACAGTTTCGACCAGAGTGACTCGGTCTGTTCTCGGCGAAAACTACCGTTATTACATGGCATTAAAAAAAATACAGCATATCGACCCGATACAAACAAGATGTGAAGATATTACAATAGAATAACAATAATCACAAACCGCTATGAATGAGGAAAATACGGTAAAAATACACAAATGGCTCTTACCCTTTGCCGCTCTTTACGGAACCGGAGTTAGATTAAGAAATCGGCTTTTCGACTGGGAAATACTTTCCAGCGAGAATTTTCCGGTACCGGTTATTTCTGTCGGTAATATCACCGTAGGAGGTACCGGCAAAACCCCACATACCGAATATCTCATTCATTTACTCTCACCTAAATATAAAATTGCAATACTCAGTAGAGGATATAAACGCAAAACAAAAGGATTCAGAATTGCCGATGACCGATCCACGTCTATAGAGATAGGTGACGAACCCTTTCAAATGAAACGAAAATTCCCAAATGTAGTCGTTGCAGTCGACGCTAATCGCAGAAGAGGTATAAACAAACTGCTCGAGTTATATCCCGATATAGAAGTAATATTACTCGACGATGCTTTCCAACACCGGTATGTAACCCCATCGACATCGATATTACTCACCGACTTCAATCGGCTGATATACGAAGATAAACTATTACCAGCCGGCCGTTTGCGTGAACCCATATCCGGAAAAAACCGGGCAAGTATCGTTATCGTTACCAAATGTCCCAAAGGAATAAAACCGATAGATTTCAGAATTATTACCAAGCACTTGCAACTTTTTCCTTATCAGCGATTATATTTTTCCACCTTTGCTTATGGAGAAATCATACCCTTGTTCAACG encodes:
- the sppA gene encoding signal peptide peptidase SppA; this translates as MKDFFKSMFACILGVFVSGFLIIFIGISLLIGAISFTSTPTYTDRPNTVLYLKLEGTLQERTKEDPLAFFDENTYITPGLDDILKAIKIAQVNPNISGIYIEANGFSGGYASIDEIRQALKRFKTSGKFIIAYGDNYTQPEYYLAAAADSIFLNPVGMLDFKGLASERIFFKNTLDKVGVKIQVFKVGTFKSAVEPYISTQMSDANKQQTNIYLRSIWSHVVKGISADRKLAVYTLNNYADSLILMQDGKQLLQEGLIDGLSYRTDIEQKLADLAGVNSIDDLNIATVPDIVTLKKYENNSKNKIAVLYATGEIDGINSTEEGIDSQKLVSEMKKIQDDASIVGVVLRVNSPGGSAFGSEQLWAAVNRLRKVKPVAVSMGDYAASGGYYISCDADRIFADPATLTGSIGIFGLVPDASELLTDKLGLTFDGVQTNRYGNFPVINRPMNNIEKKRMQEYVERGYNLFIKRCAEGRKKQETAIRNIAEGRVWAGADALHIGLVDQLGSLSDAVKWIAKKASVTDYKRVDFPAKKNIYEEFIKQLTTTVSTRVTRSVLGENYRYYMALKKIQHIDPIQTRCEDITIE
- a CDS encoding DJ-1/PfpI family protein — translated: MKTSFLFLAKGFEEIEAISVADILRRAGIPFKLISMSGEKEVTGEHGITVIADELYEKAKFDDVDFYIIPGGVEGTKNLFMNDDFKMNLLNHYNQGHYVGAIGEAPSILGELDILNEKNATALPAYMHFLQGATYTGLPIEIQDNVITGRGAGDSFKFGIGIVSMLTDKNTADKVSKELLLIMG
- the lpxK gene encoding tetraacyldisaccharide 4'-kinase, with translation MNEENTVKIHKWLLPFAALYGTGVRLRNRLFDWEILSSENFPVPVISVGNITVGGTGKTPHTEYLIHLLSPKYKIAILSRGYKRKTKGFRIADDRSTSIEIGDEPFQMKRKFPNVVVAVDANRRRGINKLLELYPDIEVILLDDAFQHRYVTPSTSILLTDFNRLIYEDKLLPAGRLREPISGKNRASIVIVTKCPKGIKPIDFRIITKHLQLFPYQRLYFSTFAYGEIIPLFNGPERTLDSLSCHHNVLIVSGIASPETFEQKIKATCTHARSIAFGDHHNFTAKDIAYIKTISEKENEAPVIIVTEKDAARLIHQKDIDERLRKSIYYLPLKVQFLQGQGIEFDHHIFDTVMKNSRNYIPRTTEK